One window of the Candidatus Jettenia sp. genome contains the following:
- the corA gene encoding magnesium/cobalt transporter CorA, with amino-acid sequence MAKLVKKRSKKAGLPPGALIHIGEQKAEKAKITIVDYDDTHFLEKEVKTIEECFPFNDKNKLTVAWINIDGIHQIEVLEKIGNCFGIHPLIMEDILNTDQRPKMEDFGEYIYIVLKMFYYNNKTNEIIAEQVSLVLGSNFVISFQEKEGYVFNPVRDRIRGNKSRIKKMGADYLAYSLLDAIVDNYFIVLEILAERIELLEEELVDHPAPKILRIIYKLKGDMVLLRRSIWPLREVIGELERGESPLVKDSSTIYLKDVYDHTIQAIDTLETFRDMVSGMLEIYLSSINNRLNAVMKVLTMIATVFMPLTFIAGIYGMNFKYMPELDWRWGYPSILLVMVTVGVSMLIYFKKKKWL; translated from the coding sequence ATGGCAAAACTGGTTAAAAAAAGGTCAAAAAAAGCTGGTCTCCCTCCCGGTGCCCTCATCCATATCGGGGAACAGAAGGCAGAAAAAGCGAAGATTACCATCGTAGATTATGATGATACTCACTTTTTGGAAAAAGAAGTGAAAACAATTGAAGAATGTTTCCCTTTCAATGATAAAAATAAACTTACCGTAGCATGGATAAATATAGATGGTATTCATCAGATTGAGGTTTTGGAAAAAATTGGTAATTGTTTTGGAATTCATCCCCTTATTATGGAGGATATTCTGAACACAGATCAACGCCCAAAGATGGAGGATTTCGGCGAATACATCTATATTGTACTTAAAATGTTCTACTATAATAATAAAACTAATGAGATAATTGCGGAACAAGTGAGTCTGGTACTAGGATCAAACTTTGTTATTTCCTTTCAGGAGAAAGAAGGATATGTTTTTAATCCGGTAAGAGATCGAATAAGAGGGAATAAAAGCCGCATAAAAAAAATGGGGGCTGATTATCTTGCTTATTCCCTGTTAGATGCGATCGTTGATAACTATTTTATCGTCCTGGAAATACTGGCAGAAAGGATAGAATTGTTAGAAGAAGAGCTCGTCGATCATCCGGCGCCTAAAATTTTACGTATAATATACAAGTTGAAAGGAGATATGGTATTGTTACGCAGGTCTATCTGGCCTCTCAGGGAAGTAATTGGTGAATTAGAAAGAGGAGAATCTCCACTCGTTAAAGACTCTTCTACGATATATCTTAAAGATGTCTATGATCATACAATTCAAGCAATTGATACCCTGGAGACTTTCCGTGATATGGTTTCCGGGATGCTTGAAATTTATCTTTCGAGTATCAATAACAGACTGAATGCTGTGATGAAAGTACTAACAATGATTGCAACGGTATTTATGCCGCTCACTTTTATTGCTGGAATCTATGGAATGAATTTTAAATACATGCCAGAACTTGATTGGCGCTGGGGCTATCCTAGTATCTTGCTCGTAATGGTTACCGTGGGCGTCTCTATGCTAATTTACTTCAAGAAGAAAAAGTGGTTGTGA
- a CDS encoding 3-hydroxyacyl-CoA dehydrogenase NAD-binding domain-containing protein gives MNIQKIGIIGAGTMGGSIAQVIAQSGYEVVLEDIKEEYVRAGFAKIKGRLEKGVGAGKLESKERDRILSNIKTVQKLEDCKDADLIIETVTEKEDVKKQIFKELDILCDEETIFTTNTSSISITRLASTTGRPERFAGMRFMNPAYGMKLIEVVRGLHTSEETINILIAVSEIIGKTSVVVQDFPGFVSNRILMSMINDAIYCLQEGVTSRENIDTIMKLGANHPMGPLELADFIGLDTCLIILEMLYADLGGRYRPCPMLKKMVAGGKLGKKSGEGFYEYR, from the coding sequence ATGAATATACAAAAAATAGGAATAATAGGCGCTGGAACGATGGGAGGTAGTATAGCCCAAGTGATAGCACAAAGCGGTTATGAGGTAGTACTTGAAGATATAAAAGAGGAATATGTGAGAGCGGGATTTGCAAAAATAAAAGGCAGATTGGAAAAAGGGGTAGGTGCAGGAAAGCTTGAAAGCAAGGAGAGAGATAGAATACTTTCAAATATAAAAACCGTTCAAAAACTGGAAGATTGTAAAGATGCAGATCTTATTATTGAGACTGTGACAGAAAAAGAAGATGTCAAAAAACAAATTTTTAAGGAATTGGACATCCTGTGCGATGAAGAAACAATTTTTACTACAAACACCTCGTCTATTTCCATAACAAGACTTGCCAGTACTACTGGACGACCTGAACGCTTTGCTGGTATGCGTTTTATGAATCCTGCTTATGGTATGAAACTTATAGAAGTAGTTCGGGGATTGCATACCTCTGAGGAAACCATCAATATACTTATAGCTGTTTCTGAGATAATAGGAAAGACATCTGTTGTTGTTCAGGATTTTCCGGGTTTTGTTTCAAACCGTATACTTATGTCTATGATAAACGATGCAATTTACTGCCTGCAGGAAGGAGTTACTTCCAGGGAAAATATCGATACCATCATGAAACTCGGGGCAAACCATCCTATGGGGCCACTTGAACTTGCGGATTTCATTGGCTTAGATACTTGTCTGATTATACTTGAGATGCTTTATGCAGACTTAGGAGGAAGATATCGACCTTGTCCAATGCTCAAAAAAATGGTGGCAGGCGGAAAACTTGGGAAGAAAAGCGGGGAAGGATTTTATGAATACAGATAA